The following coding sequences lie in one Cyanobacterium sp. Dongsha4 genomic window:
- the cas2 gene encoding CRISPR-associated endonuclease Cas2 yields MLFYLIAYDIPDDKRRKKIADILTGYGSRVQYSVFECVLNLKQYKELRKRLKKVFKQEEDNLRFYPISAHTLKQVEIWGQGSELTNPPKSTII; encoded by the coding sequence ATGTTATTTTATCTTATCGCCTATGATATTCCCGATGATAAACGACGCAAAAAAATTGCAGATATTCTGACAGGATATGGCTCAAGGGTACAGTATAGTGTTTTTGAATGCGTGTTAAATCTAAAACAATATAAAGAATTGAGAAAAAGATTAAAAAAAGTTTTTAAACAAGAAGAAGACAATTTAAGATTTTATCCAATATCTGCTCATACTCTTAAACAAGTGGAGATATGGGGACAAGGTTCGGAACTGACAAATCCGCCTAAATCAACCATCATATAA